GTCATCAAATCGATGCCGGCGCCGCTCCAGCCCACCAGCGCGAGGCCACCAATGGTAGCGCCGGCGACAACGGTAAGCGGCAGCACCACGCCCCACCACGCCCGGAAGGTGAGCCAGAGCAGGCCCATCACCAGCAGCACCGACAACGACACGAACACCGCCATTTCGACCCGCAGACGGTCCACGAACACCGATTGCGCCACCATTTTGCCGCCTAGGTGCACTTGCGCATCGGCAAAGCCCAGGCGCTGCAGCTCGGTGCGCAGGCTGGTCAGCAGGGTGTCGCCGGGCGGCTTTTTCAGGTCGGGGGTGGTTTGCAACACCACCGTGGCAGCCCGGGCATCGCGCGCAAACAGGTTGCCCACCAGCCCGGGCGTCCGGAAAATCAGCGCGGAGTCCTGCGCCCGCGAAGCGGGTTCGTGCAGCCGGTCGAGGTGCAGGTACGGGATGTTGAACACGCCCAGGCCCTCTACCACCGGGTTGCTGGCCGTGGTGGGCGAGAGCACGTGCACCACGTGGGGCTGGCGCTGGGCAAAGCGCGTAAACGTATCAACCCGTTGCGCAAAGCCGGGCTCGAACACGGTGCGGCCCCCAGGTGCCTCCAGCCCGATGAGCACGTAGTCATTGTCGTTGCCGAAGCGGCCCGAGTAGGTTTCGTAGTACGCCAGGTCAGGGTCGCCGGTGGGGTAAAAGTCGTTGAAGTTGTAGTTGAAGCGCAGGCGCAGCAGGCCCGTGGTGGCCACGGCGGCCAGCAGCAGCAGGCTCAGCAGGGTAAGCAGGCTAAGGGAGCGGGGAGAAAGCACGCAAATGAGCTAAAGTGAACCGACCAGTTTTGCCCTGGGTTGTGTAAATTGAGGCCGGCGCTCAGCCAACCACCCGTTTTCCTGTTTTGTTTCTTACCGCCCGTTTTCGCCCCATGAAAAACGCCCTGCTTGCCCTCGCCCTGTTTGCTTTTGTTGGTTCGGCCTCGGCCCACGAAGGCTGCAAAGACACCAAAGGCAAAAAAGCCAGCAAAGCCACCTGCTCGGCCGAGATGAAAGCCAGCTGCGCGGCCAAAGGCGCCACCGCCGCCACGCCCTCGTGCTGCATGAAGAAGGGCGCCACCGCCGCGGCGCAAGCCCCGGCCAGCACCAAGCCCGCAGCGCCGGTTGTTAAGTCGCTGTAAGCCAACCGGCAAGTATTCAAGCAAAAGCCCCGGCACCTGAGTGGTGCCGGGGCTTTTGCTTGATGCAGACACCCAGGGCCGGTTACTTGCGGTTGCGGTAGTCGGTTATCAGGCCTTCGCAAATCCAGTTGGCCAGGGCCTGCCGGTTGTCGGGTATCACAAAGCGGCGCTGGTCTTTATCGTTGCGGATGTTGCCCAGCTCGATGAACACGGTGGGCGCGTGGCTGTTGCGCACCACGTACAGGCTGGAGCGCGGCGACACGGTGCCCACGTAGGGGCGGTTGGGCTGGCTGCGCTTGTAGCGGGCCGTAAACACCTTATGAATGTTGTTGGCCAGGCGCTTGCCCACGGGGCTTTTGTCGTGGTGGTAAAAGAACACGTCGGTGTTCAGGCCCGCGCTGCGGCTGTCGATGTGCAGCGTAATCATGCGCTGGTAAGCCCCCTTGTAGCGCCCGTGCAGCCGGTTGATGGCGTTGGTATACTGGCGCAGCCGCGCCACGTGGTTCAGCGGAATGGTAAGGTTGGGCGCGGTAATCTCGTCGCGGTCCATTTTCAGCACCGCCTCGTCGCGAATGCCGTCGTTGGGGTCTTGCACAATCAGGTGCACCTTGGCGCCGTGTTCCATCAGCACGCGCGCCAGGCGGGTGGTAATGTCGTAGGCGTACTCGTCTTCGGCCAGCTGGTTGCTGCCGTACTGGCCCACGGCGCCGGGGTCGGGGCCGCCGTGGCCCGAGAGCAGGTAGTATACCGTGCCGCTCAACTGCCGGCTGCGCGGCGCCACCTGCCCGTACCTAGGGCCGAACAGCTGCTTGTTGCTCAGCGGAGTTTTAACCTTGGTGGTTGCGCGGGCAGTTGCGCTTGCCGGTGCGGCCGCAGCGGTGGCCCTGGTTTTCCGTTTGGCCGGGGCCGCCTGCCGGGCTGGCAAGCGGTAGTATTTGCCGGCAATCAGGCTGTTGCGCGGGCCCATTTGGGCGCGGTTGAGCGCCACAAACCGGTTGTAATCGCGCACCGGGTTCAGCCCATGGCGCTGCAGCAATATTGTTACACCATCGCCCCGTTTGGCCCGCACTTTGGCAGCGGGTTGCTGCGCCGGGCTTACAAGGGGAGTGGCAAAGGCAAGAAAAGCAGCTACGAGCAGCGAAAGAGGTCTGAGCAAGGGAGCAGGGGTGGTTTGGTTGGGCAGCTTACAACAGGATTGCGGCTAGAAATAAGGCTATGCGTATGGTGGTTTGAGCCGTGCACTCGTAGGCGCACCCGATAGAAGTGAAATTTTGCAAAAGTAGCATGGAAGCAACACGCAGCGCCGAGTTGTTACATTTTAGTAGCCGAAACCGATTTTATTATTCGTGCGCACCGCTGAGTTTATCGGCCAATTAAGCTCGTCTGTAAAGAAAGCGCCTGCGTTAAGGCTGCCGCCGTATAAGCCGCTGATACTGATTTAACTATTAACGCCACCTACATATTAGGTGGCGTTAATATTTTTTGCATTTTGAGGAGCTTATGATGTAACTCTGCCTTGCAACCCCCTCCGCCTGCCATGAACTGGATTTCCCGCATCGAAAAGCTTCCTAGGTCAGCGTCAGTCACGTACCGCTGCAACCCGCCGGTGGTTGACGAGGAGCTGGCGTTTTTGGCGGCGGCGCTGGAAGTGCGGTTACCCGAGGAGCTGCGGCAGCTGTACCTGCTCACCGACGGGCTGGCCGAGGAACTGCAAGGCATCGGCACCACCGGCTACCTCGTGCTGCCCGCGCAGGAGCTGCTGCACGAAAACCAGCGCCTGCGCCAGTCGGCCTGTTTTTGCGTGCACGATCTGCTGCTGGTGGCCCCGGCGTACACCGGCGACTACTACGGCTACCTCATTGCCGACGACGGTTCCGTGAGCACCGATATCTACATCTGGAGCTGCACCGATAATACCCGCGTACGGGTGGCCGCGTCGTTGGCCGAGTTTCTGGTAAGCTGGGTTTCGAGCGAGCTGACGGCCTAGGTTGGGTAGGGCCCCAAGCGGCTATATTTGAGCTTCGGACCCATACCCGCAGTTGCCATGCAGCAGTACCAAACCCTTCTTCGTCATATACTTGAGCACGGAACCCAGAAAACCGACCGCACCGGCACCGGCACGTTGTCGGTGTTTGGCTACCAGATGCGGTTTGATTTGCAGCAGGGCTTTCCGCTGGTAACCACCAAAAAGGTGCACCTGAAAAGCATCATCCACGAGCTGTTGTGGTTTTTGCAGGGCGACACCAACATAGCCTACCTCAAGGAGCACGGCGTAAGCATTTGGGACGAGTGGTCCGACGCCAACGGCGACCTGGGCCCCGTGTACGGCAAGCAGTGGCGCAGCTGGCCCGACGGCCGCGGCGGCCACATCGACCAGATGCAGCAAGTGCTGGACCAGCTGCGCCGCTCGCCCGACTCGCGCCGCATCATGGTTTCGGCCTGGAACGTGGCCGAGCTCGACCAGATGGCCCTGATGCCCTGCCACGCCCTGTTTCAGTTTTACGTGGCCGACGGCAAGCTCTCGTGCCAGCTGTACCAGCGCTCGGCCGATGTGTTTCTGGGCGTGCCGTTCAACATTGCTTCGTACGCGCTGCTTACTTTGATGGTGGCGCAGGTGGTGGGCCTGCAGCCCGGCGAGTTTATCTGGACCGGTGGCGACACCCACTTGTACTCCAACCACCTCGAGCAAGCCCGCCTGCAGCTCACCCGCGAACCGCGCCCGCTGCCGCAGCTACGGCTCAACCCCGCAGTAACCGACCTGTTCGGCTTCCGCTACGATGATTTCAGGCTGGAGAACTACGACCCGCATCCGGCCATCAAAGCGCCCGTGGCCGTGTAGCGGCACAGCCAGAGCTCTTTTGCACCTAGGGCGCCCAACGGGGCGCCCTTTTGCGTTGGCTCCGGGGCGGGGTGAGCAATAGTTGGGTTAGGAGCCCATGCCGGAATGCCAATGGCAGATTGGAACAATGAGCAAGTGCAGGTTGGTACTTTGCTACGAATAAATGAGGCATGCCTACATCCCCGGCAGTACGATAAGTATAGGAAATAGCACATTTATATAAGCTAAAAAAACCTCTCAGCCTTACGTAACCTTAATAAGGGCCGTGCGTAATCACATTTTCATGTGATTGCTGCAATGAATGCATGCACAGTTGCGTTGTTGGATAAATAGTTGACCCAGTGCTTTCGAATCCTCTGCCGCTTTTTGCCTACTTCCCGGTTAAAACCCCGAACTTCGCGGCGGAAAAAGTAAACTCTTCCGCCAAAATTCAATCCAGCGGCCCTGCGCAAAACAGTGCCGCGTTTTCTACCACACCTTCCTTGTCAACTGCCGTCGCTTCCACCTGCGGCTGCCCCCTGCCGCTTAAGCACCGTGTGCTTATAGCTATGTACGCTCTGGAAATCGGGCGCCAATCGCGCGACGAAATCCTTGCCGCTAACGACGTCACCGAAGCCGATCTGATGCAGTATCAGAAAGAATGGCTGCGGATGCGTCGGCGTCGCTACAGTAACGTAGCTTAGATTTGAGTATCCCACTGCCGCAGAGCATCCAGCAATGGATGCTCTGTTTGTTTGTAGGCTACATCAGCCAGTTGCTCGATGCGGCGAATACCCGCCACGTTGGCCGTGAACACCGCATCGGCCGCCAACAGGGCAGCGGGCCGGTACAACCCTAGGTGGCACCGGATGCCTTGGCGTTGGGCCACCTGCAGCAAATGCGCCTGCCGCACGCCCGCCACGCAGCCGCTCTCGGGGGCGGGCGTAAACAGCTCGTTGCCGCTGATCCAGAACACGGCAGCCGAAACGGCTTCGGCTACGTGGCCCTGCGCGTCGAGCAGCAGCAGCTCACCTAGGGCGCGGGCCTTGCGCTCCTGGGCGGCCAGCACGTAGTGCAGTGCGTAGGGCCCCTTGCAAAACGAAACCGGCGAATAGTGCGTGCTGATGCTCCGGGCAAAATCGGCCGCCCCGATGGGGCTGTTGTGGGGCACGAAGGCCGCCGCCGTAGCCAGCCATTCGGCCTGCGTGGTGGCAGGGGCGTAGAGGCCGCCGCCTGCCCGCCACAGCTGCAGCCTGATGCGCACCGCACCGGCCAATGTTGCCGCCAAGGGGGCCAGGGTGTCGTTCAGGGCAGCCACGCTGCTCAGGCCAGCCGGCAGCTCCAGGTGCAAGGCTTCAGCCGCCCGCTGCATGCGCCCTAGGTGCTGCGGGCCCCAACTTACCTGGCCGCCCGCCAGCACCAGGGTTTCGAAAAAGCCGTCGTTGAACTGCAGGCCGCGGTTGGGCAGCGGCAACTGCACCGCGGCGGCGGGCAGCAATTGGCCGTTGAGCAGGGCGTAGCTCATGCTATACCAGCGCAAACTTTTTGCCTGGCAGCGCCCGCACCACGCCCCTGAACTCCAGCCCCAGCAGCAAGGTCGAGACCTGGTTGATGGGCAGCTGTGCCTCCCAGCTCAGCTCATCGATTTGCCGCTCTTTGTGCGCTTGCAGGATTTGGACGAGCTTGAATTCATCGGCGCTGAAATCGGCGGGGTCGAGGGCCGGCACCGGGGGCGTGTGGTGCAGGGCGCCGTCCCAGTTGAGCACCTGCTCCACATCGGCCGGGCTGGTATAGATAACGGCCTGCTGGTTGCGGATAAGATGGTTACAGCCTTCGGAAACTGCCTGATCGAGGCGGCCGGGCACGGCCAGCACCTCGCGGTTGTACTCCAGCGCCAGCTCGGCCGTGATAAGCGCGCCGCCTTTGCGGGCGGCTTCTACTACTACGGTGCCGTCGGTGAGGCCGGCAATAATGCGGTTGCGGGCCGGAAAGTTGTATTTGTCGGGCTGGGTGCCGAAGGGAAACTCGGTGAGCAAGCCGCCCTGCTCCACCATTTTTTCGGCGGTGCGGCGGTGGGCGGCAGGATAGATAATGTCGAGCCCCGTGGCCATTACGCCGATGGTGGGCAAACCCTCCTGCAAAGCCGCCCGGTGCGCAATAATGTCGATGCCGTATGCCAGGCCACTCACAATCAGCGGCTGATAACCGGCCACGCCCCGAACAAGCTTTTCGGTTTGCTCGCGTCCGTAGTCAGTAGCTTGGCGGGTGCCCACCACGGCTAAGGAGCGGGGGTGGTTGAGGTCGGCGGTGCCTAGGTAGTAGAGCAGCACGGGGGCATCGGGCACCGGGCGCAGGCGGGTGGGGTAGTTGGGGCGGGTGTAGTACAGCAGCTGCACGCCGTCCTTTTCGGCCCGACGCAGGATTTGTTCGGCTTTACCCAGGGCCGCCGCGTTGTTGCGCAGGGCAGTTACCGTGCCGGGGCCCACGCCCGGTATTTTAAGCAACTTAGCCTGTGGGGCTTGCAGCACTGCCTCGGCCGAGCCGCAGTAGCTAATAAGGTTGCGGGTAATCAAGGGGCCGATGCCCGGCAGCAGAGTAAGAGCAACTTCGGATAGGAGTGAAGTATCGGGCACGCTGGCTGATTAAATGACTGGTGGATGGGCCGCAGGCCCACCCAGGCGCTGCGGATGCGCACGTTGTGGATGAGGTGTAAATACTGCTTATCAGCTAAAAAAGATGCCCAAGCCGGGCAAGCGGGGCCAATAGTAACTACCCGTTGGGCTGCTTGCCCGCCGCGTCCAGCTCCTTGCGCAGGCTTACCAGAAAGCTCCGCACCTTTTCGAGGGAATGAATCACGTCCACGCGCTCTTTCAGCTGCGGGCCGCGCTGCTTCATAATCTCGCGGGCGCCGGGGATGGTGTAGCCGCGCTCCTTTACGAGGTGGTAAATGGTCCGAAAAATCTCGATATCCTGCGGCGAGTACAGGCGGTTGCCCTTC
The sequence above is drawn from the Hymenobacter sp. YIM 151858-1 genome and encodes:
- the dprA gene encoding DNA-processing protein DprA, with amino-acid sequence MPDTSLLSEVALTLLPGIGPLITRNLISYCGSAEAVLQAPQAKLLKIPGVGPGTVTALRNNAAALGKAEQILRRAEKDGVQLLYYTRPNYPTRLRPVPDAPVLLYYLGTADLNHPRSLAVVGTRQATDYGREQTEKLVRGVAGYQPLIVSGLAYGIDIIAHRAALQEGLPTIGVMATGLDIIYPAAHRRTAEKMVEQGGLLTEFPFGTQPDKYNFPARNRIIAGLTDGTVVVEAARKGGALITAELALEYNREVLAVPGRLDQAVSEGCNHLIRNQQAVIYTSPADVEQVLNWDGALHHTPPVPALDPADFSADEFKLVQILQAHKERQIDELSWEAQLPINQVSTLLLGLEFRGVVRALPGKKFALV
- a CDS encoding N-acetylmuramoyl-L-alanine amidase family protein, which produces MLRPLSLLVAAFLAFATPLVSPAQQPAAKVRAKRGDGVTILLQRHGLNPVRDYNRFVALNRAQMGPRNSLIAGKYYRLPARQAAPAKRKTRATAAAAPASATARATTKVKTPLSNKQLFGPRYGQVAPRSRQLSGTVYYLLSGHGGPDPGAVGQYGSNQLAEDEYAYDITTRLARVLMEHGAKVHLIVQDPNDGIRDEAVLKMDRDEITAPNLTIPLNHVARLRQYTNAINRLHGRYKGAYQRMITLHIDSRSAGLNTDVFFYHHDKSPVGKRLANNIHKVFTARYKRSQPNRPYVGTVSPRSSLYVVRNSHAPTVFIELGNIRNDKDQRRFVIPDNRQALANWICEGLITDYRNRK
- a CDS encoding aminotransferase class IV — translated: MSYALLNGQLLPAAAVQLPLPNRGLQFNDGFFETLVLAGGQVSWGPQHLGRMQRAAEALHLELPAGLSSVAALNDTLAPLAATLAGAVRIRLQLWRAGGGLYAPATTQAEWLATAAAFVPHNSPIGAADFARSISTHYSPVSFCKGPYALHYVLAAQERKARALGELLLLDAQGHVAEAVSAAVFWISGNELFTPAPESGCVAGVRQAHLLQVAQRQGIRCHLGLYRPAALLAADAVFTANVAGIRRIEQLADVAYKQTEHPLLDALRQWDTQI
- a CDS encoding MerR family transcriptional regulator, producing the protein MPYKERDIEKQYYTIGEVAAQFDVAPSLIRFWETEFDDLKPRKSKKGNRLYSPQDIEIFRTIYHLVKERGYTIPGAREIMKQRGPQLKERVDVIHSLEKVRSFLVSLRKELDAAGKQPNG
- a CDS encoding SMI1/KNR4 family protein, with translation MNWISRIEKLPRSASVTYRCNPPVVDEELAFLAAALEVRLPEELRQLYLLTDGLAEELQGIGTTGYLVLPAQELLHENQRLRQSACFCVHDLLLVAPAYTGDYYGYLIADDGSVSTDIYIWSCTDNTRVRVAASLAEFLVSWVSSELTA
- a CDS encoding thymidylate synthase, giving the protein MQQYQTLLRHILEHGTQKTDRTGTGTLSVFGYQMRFDLQQGFPLVTTKKVHLKSIIHELLWFLQGDTNIAYLKEHGVSIWDEWSDANGDLGPVYGKQWRSWPDGRGGHIDQMQQVLDQLRRSPDSRRIMVSAWNVAELDQMALMPCHALFQFYVADGKLSCQLYQRSADVFLGVPFNIASYALLTLMVAQVVGLQPGEFIWTGGDTHLYSNHLEQARLQLTREPRPLPQLRLNPAVTDLFGFRYDDFRLENYDPHPAIKAPVAV